In Solanum stenotomum isolate F172 chromosome 6, ASM1918654v1, whole genome shotgun sequence, one DNA window encodes the following:
- the LOC125867807 gene encoding eukaryotic translation initiation factor 2 subunit gamma-like codes for MSRKGLMEQDLSKLDVTKLHPLSPEVIARQATINIGTIGHVAHGKSTVVKAISGVQTVRFKNELERNITIKLGYANAKIYKCEEERCPRPACYKAYGSGKEDNPMCDVPGFENCKMKLLRHVSFVDCPGHDILMATMLNGAAIMDGALLLIAANESCPQPQTSEHLAAVEIMRLQHIIILQNKVDLVQENVAINQHEAIQKFIQGTVADGAPVVPISAQLKYNIDVVCEYIVKKIPIPERNFISPPNMIVIRSFDVNKPGFEVDDIRGGVAGGSILKGVLKVNQLIEIRPGIVVKDESGNIKCTPIYSRIVSLFAEQNELQFAVPGGLIGVGTTMDPTLTRADRLVGQVLGEVGSLPEVYVELEVNFFLLRRLLGVRTKDSERQGRVSKLAKGEILMLNIGSMSTGARVVAIKNVFAKLQLTSPVCTSKGEKIALSRRIEKHWRLIGWGEIQAGITLDVPSSPL; via the exons ATGTCTCGGAAAGGATTGATGGAGCAAGATCTAAGCAAATTGGATGTGACAAAGCTACATCCACTTTCGCCTGAAGTTATTGCTCGTCAGGCAACAATAAACATTG GTACTATTGGCCATGTGGCTCATGGGAAGTCAACAGTTGTAAAAGCTATATCTGGTGTACAG ACTGTTCGTTTTAAAAATGAGCTAGAGCGTAATATTACAATTAAGCTTGGATACGCAAATGCTAAGATATACAAATGTGAAGAAGAGCGCTGTCCTAGACCTGCATGCTACAA GGCTTATGGAAGTGGAAAAGAAGACAATCCCATGTGTGACGTCCCTGGTTTTGAGAACTGCAAAATGAAATTGCTGAGGCATGTGTCTTTTGTTGATTGCCCG GGTCATGATATTCTCATGGCTACTATGCTTAATGGAGCCGCAATTATGGATGGCGCCTTACTTCTAATTGCTGCCAATGAGAGCTGTCCCCAACCTCAAACTTCTGAACATTTAGCTGCTGTAGAAATTATGCGTCTCCAACATATAATAATTCTTCAAAATAAGGTTGATCTGGTTCAGGAAAATGTTGCTATCAACCAGCATGAGGCAATTCAGAAATTTATTCAG GGAACTGTTGCAGATGGTGCCCCAGTTGTACCAATATCTGCACAATTAAAGTACAACATCGATGTCGTCTGTGAATATATTGTGAAAAAAATTCCCATTCCTGAGAGGAATTTCATCTCACCACCAAATATGATTGTTATCCGGTCATTTGATGTAAATAAACCTGGTTTTGAGGTTGATGATATCAGAGGGGGTGTTGCTGGTGGCAGTATTTTGAAG GGTGTACTGAAGGTTAATCAACTTATTGAGATTCGTCCTGGAATTGTTGTGAAAGATGAGAGTGGCAACATCAAATGTACTCCAATATATTCAAGAATAGTATCATTGTTTGCCGAGCAAAATGAACTACAATTTGCCGTTCCTGGAGGCCTCATTGGAGTTGGAACAACTATGGATCCAACATTGACACGTGCTGATCGATTGGTGGGACAGGTTCTTGGGGAGGTCGGGTCACTTCCTGAAGTTTACGTCGAACTAGAG gtgaatttttttttgctacgACGTCTTTTGGGTGTGAGGACAAAGGACTCCGAGAGGCAGGGTAGAGTCTCAAAGTTGGCAAAGGGAGAAATCCTCATGTTAAATATAGGGTCTATGTCAACAGGCGCTCGTGTTGTCGCTATCAAGAATGTTTTCGCGAAACTGCAACTGACGTCCCCCGTGTGTACCAGCAAAGGGGAGAAAATTGCTCTTAGCCGGAGAATCGAGAAGCACTGGCGTCTTATCGGTTGGGGTGAAATCCAAGCTGGTATTACTCTTGATGTTCCATCTTCCCCCTTATGA
- the LOC125868028 gene encoding chaperone protein dnaJ 49-like: MDSNKDEALRCITIAKEAISSGNKQRALKFIGIAHRLNKNLSLDDLLSACENLDSSIRGTSNEVKNDVASVKNETGDVMNYREEHVELIRRIKSKKDYYEILGLEKSCSVDEIRKAYRKISLKVHPDKNKAPGSEDAFKKVAKAFKCLSDVGSRREYDEISYADEFLYSQECNVSGVRRRRTGHEYSFGDEFDPDEIFRSFFGHDDDVFRRSSYVYRTRTAGAELRVVELGPVARKLVLLLQLVMFLFIVLLVYRPYFGA; the protein is encoded by the coding sequence ATGGATAGTAACAAAGATGAGGCTTTAAGATGCATTACTATTGCTAAAGAGGCAATTTCATCAGGTAATAAACAGAGAGCCCTAAAATTTATTGGAATCGCGCATCGtcttaataaaaatttatcatTGGATGATCTTCTATCTGCTTGTGAAAATCTTGATTCATCGATTCGTGGTACATCTAACGAGGTTAAAAATGACGTTGCTAGTGTGAAAAATGAGACAGGGGATGTGATGAATTATAGAGAGGAACATGTAGAGTTGATTAGAAGAATTAAGAGTAAGAAGGACTATTATGAGATTCTTGGTCTGGAGAAGAGTTGTTCAGTTGATGAAATTAGAAAAGCATATCGAAAAATTTCGTTGAAAGTTCATCCTGATAAAAACAAGGCTCCAGGTTCTGAAGACGCGTTTAAGAAAGTAGCAAAGGCGTTTAAGTGTTTGAGTGATGTTGGTTCCAGGAGAGAGtatgatgagataagttatgcTGACGAATTCCTGTATAGTCAGGAGTGTAATGTTAGTGGTGTGAGGAGAAGAAGAACGGGGCACGAGTATAGTTTTGGTGATGAGTTTGATCCTGATGAGATTTTCAGGTCATTTTTCGGTCATGATGATGATGTGTTTAGGAGAAGTAGTTATGTTTACAGGACGAGAACTGCTGGTGCTGAGCTGAGAGTAGTGGAGTTAGGTCCTGTTGCGCGTAAATTAGTACTTCTCCTTCAATTGGTGATGTTTTTGTTTATTGTTCTACTTGTATATCGTCCTTACTTTGGAGCTTGA